A window from Manduca sexta isolate Smith_Timp_Sample1 chromosome 24, JHU_Msex_v1.0, whole genome shotgun sequence encodes these proteins:
- the LOC115443893 gene encoding fibroin heavy chain isoform X15, producing MGTRHLGILAILLILPLGLLCSSIGSVPNVEEETEPLYPDAVAEADAGPIARAFAAAFNTFSEALNSRDKRSTSDADASAFSSTEGGGDSQAAASAESEDDSSDDDSESSASSSATSTDYDSEDNEDEASASAESSTSDDGGKSPEESEANAEAESKTNGGGGKTAGSASAVTEVTNGGTASAASAASASDEESEPGEEGTTGDDDDGEEGPTGDDDDGEEGPTGDDDNGEEGPTGDDDDGEEGPTGDDDDGEEGPTGDDDNGEEGPTGDDDDGEEGPTGDDDDGEEGPTGDDDNGEEGPTGDDDDGEEGPTGDDDNGEEGPTGDDDDGEEGPTGDDDNGEEGPTGDDDNGEEGPTGDDDDGEEGPTGDDDDGEEGPTGDDDDGEGGATTNESGGNGPDNGGGSSPGSGTEGKPDSGSGSSPDSGKDNSGSTADTSGSAVASGPNSQASSAGSANSGEDNSSASSAVSAVTSGEGQASASAASSATTNESGGNGPDNGGGSSPGSGTEDKPGSGSGSSPDSGKDNSGSTADTSGSAVASGPNSQASSAGSANSGEDNSSASSAVSAVTSGEGQASASAASSATTNESGGNGPDNGGGSSPGSAPEGKPGCGSGSNPSSGTGGGSGSGSSAAASGTAVASGQNASSSGVASANSGEGNASASSAASAESSGKGGKASGAAASSATTYESGGSPESEPGGSPGGGPGNSPGNEPGSSPSSGSGNSPGGEPGSSTGSGPESSPGGSPGSEPGSSPGGSTGSSPGSSPGNSPGSASGGSPGSAPGSSTGSGPESSPGGSPGSEPGSSPGSEPGSSPSSGSGNSPGGSPGSAPGGSPGSEPGSSPGSEPGSSPSSGSGNSTGGEPGSSTGSGPESSPGGSPGSEPGSSPGGSTGSSPGSSPGNSPGSPSGGSPGSAPGSSTGSGPESSPGGSPGSEPGSSPGSEPGSSPSSGSGNSPGGSPGSAPGGSPGSEPGSSPGSEPGSSPSSGSGNSPGGEPGSSTGSGPESSPGGSPGSEPGSSPGGSTGSSPGSSPGNSPGSPSGGSPGSAPGSSTGSGPESSPGGSPGSEPGSSPGSEPGSSPSSGSGNSPGGSPGSAPGGSPGSEPGSSPGSEPGRSPSSGSGNSPGGEPGSSTGSGPESSPGGSPGSEPGSSPGGSTGSSPGSSPGNSPGSASGGSPGSAPKSSTGSGPESSPGGSPGNEPGSSPSSGSGNSPGGEPGSSTGSGPGSSPGGSPGSEPGSSPGSEPGSSPGSAPENSPGGKPSSGSGGKPGSGSGSNPGSGTEGGSGSAPGSSTGSGPESSPGGSPGSEPGSSPGSEPGSSPSSGSGNSPGGSPGSAPGGSPGSEPGSSPGSEPGSSPSSGSGNSPGGSPGSAPGSSTGSGPESSPGGSPGSEPGSSPGSEPGSSPSSGSGNSPGGSPGSAPGGSPGSEPGSSPGSEPGSSPSSGSGNSPGGSPGSAPGGSPGSEPGSSPGSEPGSSPSSGSGNSPGGEPGSSTGSGPESSPGGSPGSEPGSSPGSEPGSSPSSGSGNSTGGEPGSSTGSGPESSPGGSPGSEPGSSPGSEPGSSPSSGSGNSPGGSPGSAPGGSPGSEPGSSPGSEPGSSPSSGSGNSPGGEPGSSTGSGPESSPGGSPGSEPGSSPGGSTGSSPGSSPGNSPGSPSGGSPGSAPGSSTGSGPESSPGGSPGSEPGSSPGSEPGSSPSSGSGNSPGGSPGSAPGGSPGSEPGSSPGSEPGRSPSSGSGNSPGGEPGSSTGSGPESSPGGSPGSEPGSSPGGSTGSSPGSSPGNSPGSASGGSPGSAPKSSTGSGPESSPGGSPGNEPGSSPSSGSGNSPGGEPGSSTGSGPGSSPGGSPGSEPGSSPGSEPGSSPGSAPENSPGGKPSSGSGGKPGSGSGSNPGSGTEGGSGSAPGSSTGSGPESSPGGSPGSEPGSSPGSEPGSSPSSGSGNSPGGSPGSAPGGSPGSEPGSSPGSEPGSSPSSGSGNSPGGSPGSAPGGSPGSEPGSSPGSEPGSSPSSGSGNSPGGEPGSSTGSGPESSPGGSPGSEPGSSPGGSTGSSPGSSPGNSPGSASGGSPGSAPKSSTGSGPESSPGGSPGSEPGSSPGSEPGSSPSSGSGNSPGGSPGSEPGSSPGSEPGSSPSSGSGNSPGGSPGSAPGGSPGSEPGSSPGSEPGSSPSSGSGNSPGGSPGSAPGGSPGSEPGSSPGSEPGSSPSSGSGNSPGSSTGSGPGSSPGGSPGSEPGSSPGSEPGSSPGSAPENSPGGKPSSGSGGKPGSGSGSNPGSGTGGGSGSGSSAAASGTAVASGQNASSSGVASANSGEGNASASSAASAESSGKGGKASGAAASSATTYESGGNGTGNSGGSSPESEPGGSPGGGPGNSPGNEPGSSPSSGSGNSPGGEPGSSTGGSPGSEPGSSPGSEPGSSSSSGSGNSPGNSPGSASGGSPGSAPGSSTGSGPESSPGGSPGSELGSSPGSEPGSSPSSGSGNSPGSSPGSEPGSSPGDNPGSGSGNSPGGSPGNAPGGSPGNSPGSAPGGSPDSGPGSSTGSGSGSSPEGSPGSEPGSSPGSEPGSSPSSEPGSSPDSGPGNSSGGKPSSGSGGTPGSELGSSPSSGPESSPEGSPGSSPGSSPGNSPGSAPGSSTGSGPESSPGGSPGSEPGSSPGSEPGSSPSSGSGNSPGSSPGSEPGSSPGDNPGSGSGNSPGGSPGNAPGGSPGNSPGSAPGGSPDSGPGSSTGSGSGSSPSSEPGSSPDSGPESSPGGKPSSGSGGKPGGKPGCDVVGAINDVLISEGAIIKELENFLTRHKKLPNKIEFTTIRRKIPRRRGRRRGPHLCICNNVI from the exons ATTCAAGTGATGATGATAGCGAATCGTCTGCATCAAGTTCAGCAACATCTACCGATTAcg atTCCGAAGACAATGAAGATGAAGCATCAGCAAGTGCCGAGTCATCTACATCGGATG ATGGGGGTAAATCGCCTGAAGAGAGTGAAGCAAATGCAGAGGCCGAGT CGAAAACGAATGGCGGTGGTGGTAAAACTGCAGGATCTGCCTCAGCAGTAACTG aagtTACAAATGGCGGAACTGCCTCTGCAGCCAGCGCAGCGTCAGCTA GTGATGAAGAAAGCGAGCCTGGCGAGGAAGGCACGACTGGCGATGATGACGATGGCGAGGAAGGCCCGACTGGCGATGATGACGATGGCGAGGAAGGCCCGACTGGCGATGATGACAATGGCGAGGAAGGCCCGACTGGCGATGATGACGATGGCGAGGAAGGCCCGACTGGCGATGATGACGATGGCGAGGAAGGCCCGACTGGCGATGATGACAATGGCGAGGAAGGCCCGACTGGCGATGATGACGATGGCGAGGAAGGCCCGACTGGCGATGATGACGATGGCGAGGAAGGCCCGACTGGCGATGATGACAATGGCGAGGAAGGCCCGACTGGCGATGATGACGATGGCGAGGAAGGCCCGACTGGCGATGATGACAATGGCGAGGAAGGCCCAACTGGCGATGATGACGATGGCGAGGAAGGCCCGACTGGCGATGATGACAATGGCGAGGAAGGCCCGACTGGCGATGATGACAATGGCGAGGAAGGCCCGACTGGCGATGATGACGATGGCGAGGAAGGCCCGACTGGCGATGATGACGATGGCGAGGAAGGCCCGACTGGCGATGATGACGATGGCGAGGGAG GTGCTACAACAAATGAATCAGGCGGTAATGGACCTGATAATGGGGGAGGAAGTAGTCCAGGAAGCGGAACAGAAGGCAAACCAGACAGCGGATCGGGAAGCAGCCCAGACAGTGGAAAAGACAATTCTGGTAGTACGGCAGATACTAGTGGATCAGCAG TTGCTTCTGGACCAAATTCTCAGGCGTCCAGTGCAGGATCAGCCAATAgtg gTGAAGACAACTCCTCGGCTTCCTCAGCGGTTTCAGCAG TAACGAGCGGCGAAGGACAAGCATCCGCTTCAGCCGCATCAA GTGCTACAACAAACGAATCAGGCGGTAATGGACCTGATAATGGGGGAGGAAGTAGTCCAGGAAGCGGAACAGAAGACAAACCAGGCAGCGGATCGGGAAGCAGCCCAGACAGTGGAAAAGACAATTCTGGTAGTACGGCAGATACTAGTGGATCAGCAG TTGCTTCTGGACCAAATTCTCAGGCGTCCAGCGCAGGATCAGCCAATAgtg gTGAAGACAACTCCTCGGCTTCCTCAGCGGTTTCAGCAG TAACGAGCGGCGAAGGACAAGCATCCGCTTCAGCCGCATCAA GTGCTACAACAAATGAATCAGGCGGTAATGGACCTGATAATGGGGGAGGAAGTAGTCCAGGAAGCGCACCAGAAGGCAAACCAGGCTGCGGATCGGGAAGCAATCCAAGCAGTGGAACGGGAGGCGGCTCAGGCAGTGGTAGTTCCGCAGCTGCTAGTGGAACAGCAG TTGCTTCGGGCCAAAATGCTAGCTCTTCCGGTGTAGCATCAGCTAATAGTG GTGAAGGCAACGCCTCGGCTTCTTCAGCGGCTTCAGCAG AATCCAGTGGCAAAGGCGGAAAAGCATCGGGTGCAGCCGCATCAa GTGCTACAACTTATGAATCAGGCGGTAGTCCAGAAAGCGAACCGGGAGGCAGCCCAGGCGGTGGACCAGGAAACAGCCCAGGCAatgaaccaggaagcagcccaaGCAGTGGGTCAG GAAACAGCCCAGGcggtgaaccaggaagcagcacAGGTAGTGGACCAGAAAGCAGtccaggaggcagcccaggcagtgaaccaggaagcagtcCAGGAGGCAGCACAGGCAGTTCaccaggaagcagcccaggAAACAGCCCTGGCAGTGCATCAGGAGGCAGCCCAGGTAGTGCACCAGGAAGCAGCACAGGCAGTGGACCAGAAAGCAGtccaggaggcagcccaggcagtgaaccaggaagcagcccaggcagtgaaccaggaagcagcccaaGCAGTGGGTCAGGAAACAGCccaggaggcagcccaggcagtgcaccaggaggcagcccaggcagtgaaccaggaagcagcccaggcagtgaaccaggaagcagcccaaGCAGTGGGTCAGGAAACAGCACAGGcggtgaaccaggaagcagcacAGGTAGTGGACCAGAAAGCAGtccaggaggcagcccaggcagtgaaccaggaagcagtcCAGGAGGCAGCACAGGCAGTTCaccaggaagcagcccaggAAACAGCCCTGGCAGTCCATcaggaggcagcccaggcagtgcaCCAGGAAGCAGCACAGGCAGTGGACCAGAAAGCAGtccaggaggcagcccaggcagtgaaccaggaagcagcccaggcagtgaaccaggaagcagcccaaGCAGTGGGTCAGGAAACAGCccaggaggcagcccaggcagtgcaccaggaggcagcccaggcagtgaaccaggaagcagcccaggcagtgaaccaggaagcagcccaaGCAGTGGGTCAGGAAACAGCCCAGGcggtgaaccaggaagcagcacAGGTAGTGGACCAGAAAGCAGtccaggaggcagcccaggcagtgaaccaggaagcagtcCAGGAGGCAGCACAGGCAGTTCaccaggaagcagcccaggAAACAGCCCTGGCAGTCCATcaggaggcagcccaggcagtgcaCCAGGAAGCAGCACAGGCAGTGGACCAGAAAGCAGtccaggaggcagcccaggcagtgaaccaggaagcagcccaggcagtgaaccaggaagcagcccaaGCAGTGGGTCAGGAAACAGCccaggaggcagcccaggcagtgcaccaggaggcagcccaggcagtgaaccaggaagcagcccaggcagtgaaccaggaaggAGCCCAAGCAGTGGGTCAGGAAACAGCCCAGGcggtgaaccaggaagcagcacAGGTAGTGGACCAGAAAGCAGtccaggaggcagcccaggcagtgaaccaggaagcagtcCAGGAGGCAGCACAGGCAGTTCaccaggaagcagcccaggAAACAGCCCTGGCAGTGCATcaggaggcagcccaggcagtgcaCCAAAAAGCAGCACAGGCAGTGGACCAGAAAGCAGtccaggaggcagcccaggcaATGAACCAGGAAGTAGCCCAAGCAGTGGGTCAGGTAACAGCCCAGGcggtgaaccaggaagcagcacAGGCAGTGGACCAGGAAGCAGtccaggaggcagcccaggcagtgaaccaggaagcagcccaggcagtgaaccaggaagcagcccaggcagtgCACCAGAAAACAGTCCAGGAGGCAAACCAAGTAGCGGATCGGGAGGAAAACCAGGCAGTGGATCGGGAAGCAACCCAGGCAGTGGAACGGAAGGCGGCTCAGGCAGTGCACCAGGAAGCAGCACAGGCAGTGGACCAGAAAGCAGtccaggaggcagcccaggcagtgaaccaggaagcagcccaggcagtgaaccaggaagcagcccaaGCAGTGGATCAGGAAACAGCccaggaggcagcccaggcagtgcaccaggaggcagcccaggcagtgaaccaggaagcagcccaggcagtgaaccaggaagcagcccaaGCAGTGGGTCAGGAAACAGCCCAG gaggcagcccaggcagtgcaCCAGGAAGCAGCACAGGCAGTGGACCAGAAAGCAGtccaggaggcagcccaggcagtgaaccaggaagcagcccaggcagtgaaccaggaagcagcccaaGCAGTGGGTCAGGAAACAGCccaggaggcagcccaggcagtgcaccaggaggcagcccaggcagtgaaccaggaagcagcccaggcagtgaaccaggaagcagcccaaGCAGTGGGTCAGGAAACAGCccaggaggcagcccaggcagtgcaccaggaggcagcccaggcagtgaaccaggaagcagcccaggcagtgaaccaggaagcagcccaaGCAGTGGGTCAGGAAACAGCCCAGGcggtgaaccaggaagcagcacAGGTAGTGGACCAGAAAGCAGtccaggag gcagcccaggcagtgaaccaggaagcagcccaggcagtgaaccaggaagcagcccaaGCAGTGGGTCAGGAAACAGCACAGGcggtgaaccaggaagcagcacAGGTAGTGGACCAGAAAGCAGtccaggag gcagcccaggcagtgaaccaggaagcagcccaggcagtgaaccaggaagcagcccaaGCAGTGGGTCAGGAAACAGCccaggaggcagcccaggcagtgcaccaggaggcagcccaggcagtgaaccaggaagcagcccaggcagtgaaccaggaagcagcccaaGCAGTGGGTCAGGAAACAGCCCAGGcggtgaaccaggaagcagcacAGGTAGTGGACCAGAAAGCAGtccaggaggcagcccaggcagtgaaccaggaagcagtcCAGGAGGCAGCACAGGCAGTTCaccaggaagcagcccaggAAACAGCCCTGGCAGTCCATcaggaggcagcccaggcagtgcaCCAGGAAGCAGCACAGGCAGTGGACCAGAAAGCAGtccaggaggcagcccaggcagtgaaccaggaagcagcccaggcagtgaaccaggaagcagcccaaGCAGTGGGTCAGGAAACAGCccaggaggcagcccaggcagtgcaccaggaggcagcccaggcagtgaaccaggaagcagcccaggcagtgaaccaggaaggAGCCCAAGCAGTGGGTCAGGAAACAGCCCAGGcggtgaaccaggaagcagcacAGGTAGTGGACCAGAAAGCAGtccaggaggcagcccaggcagtgaaccaggaagcagtcCAGGAGGCAGCACAGGCAGTTCaccaggaagcagcccaggAAACAGCCCTGGCAGTGCATcaggaggcagcccaggcagtgcaCCAAAAAGCAGCACAGGCAGTGGACCAGAAAGCAGtccaggaggcagcccaggcaATGAACCAGGAAGTAGCCCAAGCAGTGGGTCAGGTAACAGCCCAGGcggtgaaccaggaagcagcacAGGCAGTGGACCAGGAAGCAGtccaggaggcagcccaggcagtgaaccaggaagcagcccaggcagtgaaccaggaagcagcccaggcagtgCACCAGAAAACAGTCCAGGAGGCAAACCAAGTAGCGGATCGGGAGGAAAACCAGGCAGTGGATCGGGAAGCAACCCAGGCAGTGGAACGGAAGGCGGCTCAGGCAGTGCACCAGGAAGCAGCACAGGCAGTGGACCAGAAAGCAGtccaggaggcagcccaggcagtgaaccaggaagcagcccaggcagtgaaccaggaagcagcccaaGCAGTGGATCAGGAAACAGCccaggaggcagcccaggcagtgcaccaggaggcagcccaggcagtgaaccaggaagcagcccaggcagtgaaccaggaagcagcccaaGCAGTGGGTCAGGAAACAGCccaggaggcagcccaggcagtgcaccaggaggcagcccaggcagtgaaccaggaagcagcccaggcagtgaaccaggaagcagcccaaGCAGTGGGTCAGGAAACAGCCCAGGcggtgaaccaggaagcagcacAGGTAGTGGACCAGAAAGCAGtccaggaggcagcccaggcagtgaaccaggaagcagtcCAGGAGGCAGCACAGGCAGTTCaccaggaagcagcccaggAAACAGCCCTGGCAGTGCATcaggaggcagcccaggcagtgcaCCAAAAAGCAGCACAGGCAGTGGACCAGAAAGCAGtccaggag gcagcccaggcagtgaaccaggaagcagcccaggcagtgaaccaggaagcagcccaaGCAGTGGGTCAGGAAACAGCCCAG gaggcagcccaggcagtgaaccaggaagcagcccaggcagtgaaccaggaagcagcccaaGCAGTGGGTCAGGAAACAGCccaggaggcagcccaggcagtgcaccaggaggcagcccaggcagtgaaccaggaagcagcccaggcagtgaaccaggaagcagcccaaGCAGTGGGTCAGGAAACAGCccaggaggcagcccaggcagtgcaccaggaggcagcccaggcagtgaaccaggaagcagcccaggcagtgaaccaggaagcagcccaaGCAGTGGGTCAGGAAACAGCCCAG gaagcagcacAGGCAGTGGACCAGGAAGCAGtccaggaggcagcccaggcagtgaaccaggaagcagcccaggcagtgaaccaggaagcagcccaggcagtgCACCAGAAAACAGTCCAGGAGGCAAACCAAGTAGCGGATCGGGAGGAAAACCAGGCAGTGGATCGGGAAGCAACCCAGGCAGTGGAACGGGAGGCGGCTCAGGCAGTGGTAGTTCCGCAGCTGCTAGTGGAACAGCAG TTGCTTCGGGCCAAAATGCTAGCTCTTCCGGTGTAGCATCAGCTAATAGTG GTGAAGGCAACGCCTCGGCTTCTTCAGCGGCTTCAGCAG AATCCAGTGGCAAAGGCGGAAAAGCATCGGGTGCAGCCGCATCAa GTGCTACAACTTATGAATCAGGCGGTAACGGAACTGGTAATAGTGGAGGAAGTAGTCCAGAAAGCGAACCGGGAGGCAGCCCAGGCGGTGGACCAGGAAACAGCCCAGGCAatgaaccaggaagcagcccaaGCAGTGGGTCAGGAAACAGCCCAGGcggtgaaccaggaagcagcacaggaggcagcccaggcagtgaaccaggaagcagcccaggcagtgaaccaggaagcagctCAAGCAGTGGGTCAGGAAACAGCCCAGGAAACAGCCCTGGCAGTGCATcaggaggcagcccaggcagtgcaCCAGGAAGCAGCACAGGCAGTGGACCAGAAAGCAGtccaggaggcagcccaggcagtgaactaggaagcagcccaggcagtgaaccaggaagcagcccaaGCAGTGGGTCAGGAAACAGCCCAGgaagcagcccaggcagtgaaccaggaagcagtcCAGGAGACAACCCAGGCAGTGGATCAGGAAACAGCccaggaggcagcccaggcaATGCACCAGGAGGCAGCCCAGGAAACAGCCCTGGCAGTGCACCAGGAGGCAGCCCAGACAGTGGACCAGGAAGCAGCACAGGCAGTGGATCAGGAAGCAGTCCAGaaggcagcccaggcagtgaaccaggaagcagcccaggcagtgaaccaggaagtAGCCCAagcagtgaaccaggaagcagcccagACAGTGGACCAGGAAACAGTTCAGGAGGCAAACCAAGTAGCGGATCGGGAGGCACACCAGGCAGTGAATTAGGAAGCAGCCCAAGCAGTGGACCAGAAAGTAGTCCAGAAGGCAGCCCAGGCAGTTCaccaggaagcagcccaggAAACAGCCCTGGCAGTGCACCAGGAAGCAGCACAGGCAGTGGACCAGAAAGCAGtccaggaggcagcccaggcagtgaaccaggaagcagcccaggcagtgaaccaggaagcagcccaaGCAGTGGGTCAGGAAACAGCCCAGgaagcagcccaggcagtgaaccaggaagcagtcCAGGAGACAACCCAGGCAGTGGATCAGGAAACAGCccaggaggcagcccaggcaATGCACCAGGAGGCAGCCCAGGAAACAGCCCTGGCAGTGCACCAGGAGGCAGCCCAGACAGTGGACCAGGAAGCAGCACAGGCAGTGGATCAGGAAGTAGCCCAagcagtgaaccaggaagcagcccagACAGTGGACCAGAAAGCAGCCCAGGAGGCAAACCAAGTAGTGGATCGGGAGGCAAACCAGGAGGGAAACCAGGTTGCGACGTGGTTGGTGCAATAAATGACGTCTTGATATCTGAAGGAGCCATTATAAAAGAGTTGGAAAACTTCTTAACACgtcataaaaaattaccaaataagATTGAATTTACTACAATAAGAAGGAAGA